Proteins from one Burkholderia sp. genomic window:
- a CDS encoding MlaD family protein, translating into MENKSYAFWTGLFSICLLLAIIAVVFWFNVDRTAQIPYDLVARTNVTGLFPDAAVRYRGLDVGKVAAIHFDHVHPGEISIRILVDKDAPITRSTYGSLGFQGVTGIAFVQLDDTGRDPSPLPTAAKEVAQIPLYPSLFDQLQQRGDVLLKQMEVAVSSVNAMLSPEMREQLKLTAASVQQAAGDLSTFTKSLEPVSVKLPETTRRMNQALASVDATLAPHGPLAVNLDRAGKAAEQAGTALTQIERMLSELNASVRYETLLQVNSLTSNLGDTSRTVRDVAGEISRNPRSLLFGTSVGLPGPGESGFAWPQAGSH; encoded by the coding sequence ATGGAAAACAAGTCATATGCATTCTGGACGGGGCTGTTCTCCATTTGCCTGCTGCTCGCGATCATCGCGGTGGTGTTTTGGTTCAACGTCGATCGTACGGCACAGATTCCTTACGACTTAGTGGCGCGCACCAACGTGACAGGCCTGTTCCCTGACGCTGCGGTGCGCTATCGCGGCCTGGACGTAGGCAAGGTCGCCGCCATCCACTTCGACCACGTCCACCCGGGCGAGATTTCGATCCGTATCCTTGTCGATAAGGACGCGCCGATCACGCGCTCAACCTATGGCAGTCTGGGCTTCCAGGGCGTGACCGGGATCGCCTTCGTGCAACTCGATGATACCGGTCGCGATCCTTCTCCTCTTCCCACCGCGGCCAAGGAAGTCGCGCAGATCCCGCTGTATCCGAGCCTATTCGACCAGCTCCAGCAGCGCGGTGACGTGCTGCTCAAACAGATGGAAGTTGCGGTCTCCAGCGTCAACGCGATGCTTTCGCCAGAGATGCGCGAGCAATTGAAGCTCACCGCGGCCAGCGTGCAGCAGGCCGCCGGCGACCTAAGCACGTTCACCAAGTCGCTCGAGCCAGTGAGCGTGAAACTGCCCGAAACCACCCGCCGCATGAACCAGGCGCTAGCCTCGGTCGATGCGACGCTGGCCCCGCACGGGCCGCTCGCCGTCAATCTCGATCGCGCCGGTAAGGCCGCCGAACAGGCGGGAACTGCTCTTACGCAGATAGAGCGGATGCTGTCCGAGCTGAACGCGAGCGTGCGCTACGAGACCCTGCTGCAGGTCAATTCGCTGACCTCGAACCTCGGCGACACCTCGCGGACCGTACGCGACGTGGCCGGCGAAATCAGCCGCAATCCGCGCAGCCTGCTATTCGGCACTAGCGTCGGCCTGCCGGGCCCGGGTGAATCCGGTTTCGCCTGGCCGCAGGCGGGTTCGCACTGA
- a CDS encoding ABC transporter ATP-binding protein: MGAAAIRVAGSGDQANSTGYVIEVRSMTKRYGHHVIHEHLDFDVRQGEIVSIVGGSGSGKTTLVRQILGLETPSSGTVRVFGEDLATLDADSARVMRSRLGMLFQHGALFSSLTVFDNIAQPLRELGRVPEDLLHEIVMLKLEMVGLPCKHASKMPAALSGGMVKRVGIARAIALEPELLFLDEPTAGFDPHASDEFVNLIATLHRTLGLTVVMITHDLDTMVALSTRVAVIADRKVLVAAPVEEVASVDHPFIKEYFLGLRGCRALQALPPERQAKLPKATLESALSSVEL; the protein is encoded by the coding sequence ATGGGTGCCGCCGCGATACGCGTGGCCGGTTCCGGTGACCAGGCGAACTCGACCGGCTACGTGATCGAGGTGCGGAGCATGACCAAGCGCTACGGGCACCACGTGATCCACGAGCATCTGGACTTCGACGTGCGGCAGGGCGAGATCGTCTCGATTGTAGGCGGCTCTGGCTCGGGCAAGACCACCCTGGTACGCCAGATCCTGGGCCTGGAGACGCCCAGCTCGGGCACCGTGCGTGTGTTTGGTGAAGATCTCGCCACCCTCGACGCCGATTCGGCGCGCGTGATGCGCAGCCGCCTGGGTATGCTGTTCCAGCACGGCGCGCTATTTTCCTCGCTGACCGTGTTCGACAATATCGCTCAGCCGCTGCGCGAGCTCGGTCGTGTGCCCGAGGATTTGCTGCACGAGATCGTGATGCTCAAGCTGGAGATGGTCGGGCTGCCCTGCAAGCACGCCTCGAAAATGCCCGCGGCGCTGTCAGGCGGAATGGTCAAGCGGGTCGGCATCGCCCGCGCGATCGCCCTGGAGCCCGAGCTGCTGTTCCTCGACGAGCCCACCGCCGGGTTCGACCCGCACGCCTCGGACGAATTCGTTAACTTGATCGCCACCCTGCATCGCACGCTGGGCCTGACGGTGGTGATGATCACCCACGATCTCGATACCATGGTGGCGCTCTCTACGCGAGTGGCGGTGATCGCTGATCGCAAGGTGCTGGTAGCAGCGCCTGTCGAGGAGGTCGCCAGTGTCGATCATCCCTTCATCAAGGAATACTTTCTCGGCCTGCGCGGGTGCCGTGCGCTGCAAGCGCTGCCGCCAGAGCGGCAGGCGAAATTGCCGAAGGCGACACTCGAGTCGGCACTGTCCAGCGTCGAGTTGTAA
- a CDS encoding ABC transporter permease produces MDFQTHPGLSVNTGGDGKIVRLSGQWTALALARNRGVVVRRAEKLARGGGPVGRWDLSMIARLDHVGGQALWRVWGHQLPEGLTLTENQRIIFERIQRLDEAREEPDLVVRHDLVTQLGLALMQFGEHLFGGIAMFGRVILDFGAIARYPKTMPWTEISANVYNAGTKALPITALVAFLIGIVLSYLSAQQLQQFGANRYIVNILGLSVIRELGPVLAAILVAGRSGSAITAQIGVMRVTEELDAMRVMGIPHGLRIVLPRVLALGVAMPLLVMWTNIVALSGGALAAKLALGIDVNFFIRSLPDVVPITNLWIGLGKGVVFGMLIALVGCHLGFRIKANAQSLGEGTTTSVVTSITVVILADAVLAILFQNVGLE; encoded by the coding sequence TTGGACTTCCAGACACATCCGGGCCTGTCGGTGAATACCGGCGGCGACGGCAAGATCGTGCGCCTATCCGGGCAATGGACTGCGCTTGCGCTGGCGCGCAACCGTGGCGTAGTAGTGCGGCGCGCCGAGAAGCTTGCGCGCGGCGGTGGCCCGGTTGGTCGCTGGGACCTGTCGATGATCGCCCGGCTCGACCACGTCGGCGGCCAGGCGCTATGGCGCGTCTGGGGCCACCAGCTGCCTGAGGGCCTGACGCTGACCGAAAACCAGCGCATCATCTTCGAGCGGATCCAGCGGCTCGACGAGGCGCGCGAGGAGCCGGATCTAGTAGTCCGCCACGATCTGGTCACCCAGCTCGGGCTGGCCCTAATGCAGTTTGGCGAGCACCTGTTCGGCGGCATCGCCATGTTCGGGCGCGTGATCCTCGACTTCGGCGCAATCGCCCGGTACCCCAAGACCATGCCTTGGACCGAAATTTCGGCCAACGTCTACAATGCCGGGACCAAAGCGCTGCCGATCACAGCCCTTGTGGCCTTCCTGATCGGCATCGTGCTGAGCTACCTGTCGGCGCAGCAGCTGCAGCAATTTGGGGCCAACCGCTATATCGTCAATATCCTCGGGCTGTCGGTGATCCGAGAGCTGGGGCCGGTGCTGGCGGCGATCCTGGTAGCCGGGCGCTCGGGTTCAGCGATCACTGCCCAGATCGGTGTGATGCGCGTCACTGAGGAGCTCGACGCGATGCGCGTGATGGGTATCCCGCACGGTTTGCGAATTGTGCTGCCGCGCGTGCTTGCGCTCGGCGTGGCGATGCCTCTGCTGGTGATGTGGACCAATATCGTCGCGCTTTCGGGCGGTGCCCTAGCCGCCAAGCTGGCACTGGGTATCGACGTCAACTTTTTCATTCGCTCGCTGCCGGACGTGGTTCCGATCACCAACCTGTGGATCGGGCTCGGCAAGGGCGTGGTGTTCGGCATGCTGATCGCCCTGGTCGGTTGCCATTTGGGATTCCGCATCAAGGCTAATGCGCAGAGCCTGGGCGAGGGCACCACTACCTCAGTGGTCACCTCGATCACGGTGGTGATCCTGGCCGACGCAGTGCTTGCGATCCTGTTCCAGAACGTGGGGCTCGAATGA